In the Granulosicoccus antarcticus IMCC3135 genome, ATAACTCGCTCAACGGAATCCACAAAGATCTTGCCGTCGCCGATCTTTCCTGTATTGGCCGCACGGATGATGCCTTCGATACAGGCATCCAGAATACTTTCACTAACGACAACTTCGATTTTCATCTTGGGGATGAAGTCGATGACATATTCTGCGCCACGGTAAAGCTCGGTGTGGCCCTTCTGTCGGCCGAAGCCTTTTACTTCCGTAACGGTGATGCCGGCAACGCCTGCCGCAGCCAGTTCTTCACGAACTGCATCCAGTTTGAATGGTTTGATGATCGCAGTAATTCGTTTCAT is a window encoding:
- a CDS encoding P-II family nitrogen regulator; its protein translation is MKRITAIIKPFKLDAVREELAAAGVAGITVTEVKGFGRQKGHTELYRGAEYVIDFIPKMKIEVVVSESILDACIEGIIRAANTGKIGDGKIFVDSVERVIRIRTSEEGEQAL